From the Natrarchaeobaculum aegyptiacum genome, one window contains:
- the wecB gene encoding non-hydrolyzing UDP-N-acetylglucosamine 2-epimerase: protein MRVCSVVGARPQFVKAAVVSRKLRDVGEEILVHTGQHYDEELSDVFFDELDIPEPEYNLGVESDTHGRQTAAMIAELEPVVEAEDPDALLLYGDTNSTLAGAIVGSKRDLLVAHVEAGLRSENRSMPEEINRILTDHAADYCFAPSEEAVANLAAEGVTDGVYLTGDVMYDAILDARERSRRQSTIVEDVGLEEGAFVLATVHRASNTDDRANLAAIVDGLAASPRPVVFPAHPRTVASLREYGLWKRATEQLEVIEPQGYLDFVRLLDAAERVATDSGGVQKEAFFLGTRCLTLREETEWVETVECGWNRLVGPDERAIREGLHADWEPASNPHPYGDGTAGERIVGLLEEQLAADASVQTLEPASLD, encoded by the coding sequence ATGCGAGTCTGCTCAGTCGTCGGCGCGCGCCCCCAGTTCGTCAAGGCGGCCGTCGTCTCCCGGAAGCTCCGGGACGTCGGCGAGGAGATCCTCGTTCACACGGGCCAGCACTACGACGAGGAACTCTCGGACGTCTTCTTCGACGAACTCGACATCCCCGAGCCCGAGTACAACCTCGGCGTCGAGTCGGACACCCACGGTCGCCAGACCGCTGCGATGATCGCCGAACTCGAGCCGGTCGTCGAGGCGGAAGATCCCGACGCGCTCTTGCTGTACGGCGACACGAACTCGACGCTGGCGGGTGCGATCGTCGGCTCGAAGCGGGACCTGCTGGTCGCTCACGTCGAAGCGGGGCTGCGCAGCGAGAACCGGTCGATGCCCGAGGAGATCAACCGAATCCTGACCGACCACGCTGCGGACTACTGTTTCGCCCCGAGCGAGGAGGCCGTCGCGAACCTCGCCGCGGAAGGCGTCACAGACGGCGTCTACCTCACCGGTGACGTGATGTACGACGCGATTCTCGACGCACGAGAGCGCTCCCGCCGCCAGTCGACGATCGTCGAGGACGTCGGTCTCGAAGAAGGAGCGTTCGTCCTCGCAACGGTTCATCGGGCGAGCAACACGGACGATCGTGCGAACCTTGCCGCGATCGTCGACGGACTCGCGGCCTCGCCGCGGCCGGTGGTGTTTCCCGCGCACCCGCGCACGGTGGCGAGTTTGCGGGAGTACGGTCTCTGGAAACGCGCGACCGAACAGCTCGAGGTGATCGAACCGCAGGGCTACCTCGACTTCGTGCGCTTGCTCGACGCGGCCGAACGCGTGGCCACGGACTCCGGCGGCGTCCAGAAGGAGGCTTTTTTCCTCGGGACGCGGTGTCTGACGCTCCGGGAGGAGACCGAGTGGGTGGAGACGGTCGAGTGCGGCTGGAATCGACTCGTTGGTCCCGACGAGCGGGCGATCCGCGAGGGATTGCACGCCGACTGGGAACCGGCGTCGAATCCCCATCCGTACGGCGACGGCACCGCCGGCGAGCGAATCGTCGGGCTGCTCGAGGAACAGCTTGCCGCCGACGCGTCGGTTCAGACGCTCGAGCCAGCCTCACTCGACTGA